Proteins encoded in a region of the Vanessa atalanta chromosome 23, ilVanAtal1.2, whole genome shotgun sequence genome:
- the LOC125072983 gene encoding odorant receptor 4-like encodes MASIEKTSKKNKLETQEKVYEGNIDDYDKTYILAKKLLKMIGVPLTENLTNFSSFCWNSLFWFNFANILLSTALETTNMFVMASIGTFLDLFTMMPCVGFLLVAIAKTYKIKRYRSVFENLVMEPRDMWPTGRISEDEHKIISDAMDRLRIVVKVYFLCNAMLASIFTVPSMIAWIKNRTGQDVELILGFSYWLPFDPFQGNRYEIVYFVQTFHCFLSAGFMVCGDLLFCIFLSHITTQFSLLAIRINKFIYVPIDDQLVESYSLAEYSKLHTSNINNAKSTNDKDAEQRYIEEFTFIVKRHRALIRLSSDVEDMYTFTLLVNFINSSIIICFCLFCCAIIEKWNEFNYKIFCLTSILQIWMLCWYGQQLLDTSTGVAEALYNCGWYVASKGMKKSVLIMMQRSQREVYVTTYGFSIVSLDSYATILKTSWSYFTLLINMYKE; translated from the exons ATGGCGTCGATAGAAAAaacatcgaaaaaaaataaattggaaacACAAGAAaaa GTTTATGAAGGAAATATAGACGACTACGACAAGACTTATATTCTTGCTAAAAAATTGTTGAAAATGATTGGAGTACCCTTAACCGAAAATCTAACAAACTTCTCAAG tttcTGTTGGAATTCACTATTCTGGTTCAACTTTGCCAATATATTGCTATCGACTGCATTGGAGACGACGAACATGTTTGTCATGGCTTCAATTGGGACGTTCCTTGACCTGTTTACCATGATGCCTTGTGTCGGGTTCCTTCTAGTAG CAATTGCCAAGACCTACAAGATCAAGCGCTACAGGTCCGTTTTCGAGAACCTGGTGATGGAGCCACGAGATATGTGGCCGACGGGACGCATATCAGAAGATGAGCATAAGATTATTAGTGATGCAATGGATCGACTACGAATTGTTGTAAAag TGTATTTCTTATGCAACGCTATGCTAGCGAGCATTTTTACGGTGCCATCCATGATAGCCTGGATCAAAAATCGAACTGGACAAGACGTAGAACTCATATTAGGTTTCTCTTACTGGCTGCCCTTCGATCCATTTCAGGGCAATCGATATGAAATCGTTTATTTCGTACAGACATTCCATT gttttcttTCAGCTGGCTTTATGGTATGTGGAGATTTGTTATTTTGCATCTTCCTCAGTCATATAACAACGCAGTTTTCTCTGCTTGCAATcagaataaacaaatttatttacgttcCAATTGACGACCAACTGGTGGAATCTTATTCACTTG cGGAATACAGCAAATTACacacatcaaatattaataatgcaaaGAGTACTAATGACAAAGACGCGGAGCAAAGATACATTGAAGAGTTCACTTTCATCGTTAAAAGACATCGAGCTTTGATaag gcTCTCCAGTGATGTTGAAGACATGTACACATTTACTCTccttgtcaattttattaatagctcgataattatttgtttttgcttATTCTGCTGCGCg attattgaGAAATGGaacgaatttaattataaaatattttgtttaacatcTATCTTGCAAATATGGATGCTATGTTGGTATGGACAACAGTTACTTGATACA AGTACTGGGGTAGCAGAAGCTTTATACAACTGCGGGTGGTACGTGGCTTCAAAGGGAATGAAGAAATCTGTGCTCATAATGATGCAAAG gTCGCAAAGAGAGGTATATGTAACCACTTATGGATTTTCAATCGTATCTTTGGACAGTTATGCAACG attcTTAAGACATCTTGGTCTTACTTCACGCTTttgattaatatgtataaagaataa